A segment of the Coregonus clupeaformis isolate EN_2021a unplaced genomic scaffold, ASM2061545v1 scaf0586, whole genome shotgun sequence genome:
GAAGGGCTCTATACTGTTACACATGCCTGTAATAAAGATCAATGTATTGCACAATACATAAGTGTAATAtaccaaattaattaattaattatatgtAAAATAATATTGGATGTGGATGCACTTGTAACATTAGATCACATTCAATATAATCTGAGGATAGTATTTTCTTTCCACAGGGACTACAGAAGCATCTAGGAGGATAACAACGGGAGATTTAACATCATTCTGAGGTTACAAGCATGTGTTTCTTTATTTTAGGTTAGCTCATATTTGAAACACAGTGAAAATAACATATTTCAAGAATCATTATTCAAATTATTAATGtattcattgcgtgctaggaatatggtaccaaatatgtaactttttactactttaatacacataagtgaattcgtcccaatacttttggtcccctaaaatgggggaacTATGTACAacaagtgctgtaatttctaaacagttcacccgatatggatagaAAACCTTATGTCTATACCAGACATGAAAACCCTTTGGCACACAAGGTAACATATCACAAGCAATACACAGAGATGCAATTTCAATTGTCTTTATTCGGCTCATGTTACATGGAGAATAGAGAAAAACGAAAGCAGGAGATTTTCAGAAAGGTCCATCCGAGAGCTTCACTCTTCATCATGCCCTTTCTGTGACAGAAGATGGATAAAGGTTGTGAAAATGAACTGTATATTCTGGAAACATTTGTATTATATACTTTGGGTCTTGAAATGTAAATTACACAATGGGGCAACTCCAATGAGTGTTTATTAAGGTATGGAATACACAAAATATCATGCACTAAAACACTGTTCATGAAATGGTCCTAACATTACACCAACTGTGTTTGCTAGCAAATTAACTAAGATTTTACGAAACTTTTAAAGGTGCAATGATGTCAAATCAAATAATtcaattaacattcaattacttTGGCTATTGCTTTAATTTCAACTACAGTCCTTATTACAATAAACATCTCCAACAACGATGCAATTGCATGGTAAGTGACCACTAAAACCAGGAAGTGTGCAAATGATAACCAAAGCAACTGACCTGGGAACAGGGTCACAACTCTTGGCCTCACTCCTCATCCTTTCCTTTCTGTGACAGAGAAGATAGATTGGTTCTAAGAAAATTGTAATCCTACAGGAAAACCTTTATATATTGCCATGTACAATGTGCTCTAGTTAAAATTACAATAAACGTCAACAAGTAAGTAGTATACACTTGGAATAAACTATGAACATCATGTTGTCCCCTATACAGACACCAAACATGTCCTGATTCTCCTTAGATCTACTATGTAATCAATAAAACGTTTGCAAAACATTTATAGTTGCAATACTGTCCAATGAACAATTCAAGTAAAATGAACTGTAGATTCATTTCATTCTTAAGCAGTAGGTATTACAGAAAATCTGTTTTAAAAAATGCAATGTAACATTCTCTTTTTGGTCCCAGTTTCTTTAGAAATGTCCAATGTCAATTGTAGTTCATTTACCTACATAGGTAGGTACAACGTTTCAGTGTAATCTGCAGTGTAGGTACATATTGTTACTGAAGACTAAATTATTTAAATCAAAGCATGTAATGAATATCAATGTTGCAGAGTGGAGTGGGTATTACATACTGTATAATTGGGCAATTACCCTATGACATCATAAGCTTTAGTGATTTGCTACGGCGGAAATTAATAAAAGGCTATGGTAGACACAAGATTGAAATATCAAAGTTAATATTGTCCTTTAATTTGAATTTCTTTATCAAATTAATGAATATAAAAAATCTGCAACAGGTATAGTATAAAGTATCATTTTTGACTGTTATTACACTGTAACTACTTATAAAACTACCATGGGAATACATTTAATGTAAAGTGGGgcctttttttttctctccagaaaacgTATCTATGAAACCATTGGGACCATTAGCAGCAAGCTATTACATTTAGACTTGATCCTGTCTTGTGTAGTTTTACAACACAATGGATGCCAGCAAATTAATGAATATACATTTAGATATTCAGAGGTTAATGGTATTATGGCTATTGGATATCATATGCCTTAAAAGTATTCAACGTTAAGGCTTCAGCCATACAGTACATGAGGGAATCTGAAAATTATAATTAATAGAAGATTGAAACTACTGACCTTGGAACCGACATCACGACTCTTGGCTCTCATCTTATTGACCTGAGACTCGGCAATATCAGCCCTCTCCTCTGCCTCATCCAGTTCATGCTGAATCTTGCGGAACTTGCCCAAATTGGAATTGGCTTGTTCCTCCTGTAGAAAAATATGGATGATTTAGTCTCTGGCAAACGCAACAATTCATAAATGACAGATGCATCAGTTGGATGGCGGAAGGTTTTGTACTTACAGCCTCCTCTGCAGTTCTCTTGTAGGATTTGACCTTCAGCTGCAGTTTGTCCACCAGGTCCTGAAGACGGCTCAAATTTTTACGGTCTTCCTCAGTCTGCACCAGAAAAACAAGGGGGAAAAAAGATGGTCATATATTAACCATTTTATTCTGAGCATGTTCATAGTGTAACTTTGATGTACCTGGTAGGTGAGTTCCTTGATGCGTCTCTCGTATTTACGGACTCCTTTCACAGAATCGCCACCCCTCCTCTGCTCACTTTCCACTTCCGTCTCTAGCTCCCTCACCTAGAAAGATATGATGGGATGTTAACACTATTTCCAATTATGTTGTTACTACTACATTCAACATTGAAGCTAGAAATATGAAAAATAATTTGTAATTTATAGAAGAGAGGGTAGGTTAGTCTCAAACACTTACTCTGGCCTCCAGCTTCTGGATCTGCTTCTTGCCCCCCTTCATGGCGATTTGTTCAGCTTCATCCAGGCGGTGCTGCAGGTCCTTGATGGTCTGCTCCATGTTCTTCTTCATGCGTTCCAGGTGAGAGCTGGTGTCCTGCTCCTTCTTCAGCTCCTCGGCCATCATGGCAGCATCCGTAATGGCCTTCTTGGCCTTTTCCTCAGCGTTTCTGCACTCCTGCACAGCCTCCTCCACTTCGGTCGAAAGCTGGGATGTGTCGCCCTCCAGCTTCTTCTTCTGGCTCAACAGGCTGGTGTTCTACACGTATGTTTGAGGAATTACTTTCATAGTATCTTAAACATTTTTTCAAGTTGTGTATATTTAATAAGGCTATCCATTGTTGTTGTCCATCAATGCCTTACCTGAGAGTGCAGCAGCTGAACTCTCTCACTAACATCCAGCAGTTCCTGCTCGGCCAGTTTGCGGCCTCTCTCCGTCTGCTCCACCAGGGACCTCAGCTCATCCAGTTCAGCCTGCATCAAGTTGTTGCGTCTCTCCACAATGGCAATGTTCTCCTTCAGGTCGTCACCACCACGTAGGGCATCATCCAGCTGCAGTTGAGAATCCTGTGGAGAGAATTGAGGATTTTAGATTTGTTTCTTAGATTCGTTAGAAAGAGGTCCCAGAAAGACCCCAGATCTGTTTAACAAGTCTTTTTTGGCTTCATCATTATAATAAAAAtgtagtaggtatggtgtttttgATTAAATGCTGTGGAAGTGTTACCTTCAGATGGGCATGGAGACCCTTAAGTTGCTTCTGGGCCTCTCCTGCCTGCCTGTTGGCCTGGCTGAGCTGGATCTCCATCTCATTgagatctccctccatcttcttcttCAGCCTGAGAGCTTCGTTCCTGCTACGAGTCTCTGACTCCAGGGAGCTTTGCAGGTTATCCACCACTCTCTGCTGGTTCCTCTTATTCATCTCCATCTCCTCGTCCTTCTCCACCAGTTTGCGCTCAATGTCAGCTTTGACCTGGTTGTACTCCAGCTGTGCCCTCAGGATCTTGCCCTCCTCATGCTCCAGGGAGCCCTATGGGAACACAGCACACATTGTATGTAAAATCTTCTAATATTTTACCAGCAGTCAATTGTGTCTATCCCTATCAGTAAATATCTTCCAGTCTCACCTCAGCTTCCTCTAGAGCAGTCTGTATCTCAGCCTTCTCCTGCTCCAGCTGTTTGCGGACCTTCTCCAGCTCATGGATGCTCTTTCCTCCCTCGCCAAGTTGCTCAGTCAGGTCAGAAATTTCCTCTGtgtgggggggaaaaaacaattgcaCATCAGAATCTTGTGATAACAAATCTCTGTAATAATATTTAAATGATTGCCTGAAATGCAGGCCAATAATACTGACGCTCTGACCTTGCAGGTTCTTGTTCTCCCTCTTCATGGTCTCCAGATGATCCAGAGACTCCTCATAAGAGTTCTTGAGTTTGAAGAGCTCAGTGCTGAGAGATCTGGCCTCTTTCTGGGAGCTCTCCAGCTCGGTCTGAGACTCCTCAAACTTCTGCTTCCACTCAGCCAGGACCTAGTAGAATCACACAGGTATTGTAAATGGTTTGAGTAAACAGCATATGATTACCGTGTATTATAATGAAAGTTAAGAAGACTTGTGTATCCCATAATAACACCTTGTCGAAGTTCCTTTGCTTCTTGTCCAGAGCGGCAGCAGCTGCATTGGATCTCTCCACATCCACCATGAGATCTTCAATCTCATTCTGGAGTCTGTGTTTGGTCTTCTCCAGGGAGGAGCATTTAGCGTTAACAGCTTCCACAGCTTCCTCTGCATCCTGCAGACGCTGAGCCAGCTTCTTCCTAGATTGACATAGATAGGAAACATTTCAGAACAGCAGACTTTTTTtcttctctatatatatatataatgtttgtATATCAGGTAATTCATGTATCATTCATCATAAACTTTTTTGTATCGCTCATTCAGACAAGGTTGAATAGCCATGAAAGTAAGAGAAAGTAAGAAAAACATCCTTACTTTGCCTCTTCAAGCTCCTCGGTCTTCTGGATGGCATCAGTTTCATACTTGTTTCTCCACTGAGCCACCTCAGCGTTGGCCTTGGACATGCCACGCTGCAGCTCAGCCTTGGCCTCCTGCTCTTCCTCATACTGCTCCCGGAGCAGGTCGGAGTCATGGCGAGCAGACTGCACCGCATGGGCAAGTGCGTTCTTTGCCtggaaaataaatgtaaaaataaataaaaaagaatgtCGTTATGCCGGAGGATGAATGTAGTTGGATAATAGATTCTACATTTATTGTATAAATACCTTGACTTCCTCCTCCAGTTGTCTCTTGAGGTCTTCAATCTGCTGAACGTTGGACTGTTTACCCCTGGTCAGTTGGGAGACCAGAGAGTCCTTCTCCTCCAGTTGTCTGGCAAGTTCACCTGTTTTCATCGATTTTTGATTATTTTCGATTAGTCTGTTATTGTGGACGTGGCGATTCATTGTGGCTGTTTATGTGAATGTTCATGTTAAGTTATTATACCATTCTCAGTTTGAAGCTTTGCTTTCTGCATGGTGAAATCATTGATGGATCGATGTCCTTCCTCAGCTTTCGTCCTGTATTCACTCATCTGGTCCTCTAGAGTGCGGCACATTTTCTCCAAGTTTGTCTGAAAACAAGTTTTCTTTTAGGTAACACAGCACAACCTTCATAGATCATCTCTCTGaagctttgatttgatttgatttgatttgaagagcaTGTACAGTGTCATTTTGCGATAACTATCTGATCTCTGAAAATGCTTGTATTTCATAATGATGAATCCACCGACCTTAGTCTTGACAATCTGCTCCATGTTGGAGACCACATCATCCAGCTCCAGCTTGAGCtcactcttctccttctccagctTCTGCTTCACTCTCTGAAGGTTGTCGATCTGCTCTCCCAGGTCAGCCACACTGTCCGCATTTTTCTTCCTCAGAGAGGCAGCTGTAGCCTCGTGCTGCAGAGTGGCCTCTTCAAGGTCTCTGCGCACCTTCTGGAACTCCGCCTCCCTCTTCTTGTTCATCTCAATCTGGGCAGCCGtggctccaccagcctcctccaGCCGCTCACTgatctcctccagctctctggcCAAGTCTGCCCTCTGTTTCTCCACCTTGGCACGGGCAGCTCTCTCGGCCTCCAGCTCTTCCTCCAGCTCCTCAATGCGGGCCTGAAATGGTCGGAAATTAAAAACTTTTCTGGTAAGAGCAGAACATAAACAAGTGTAACAGAAAGATTATAATTGGAACAATAATATTTAAATACCTGCAACTCCTTCAGTTTCTTCTGAAGCTGGGCACTCATGGCCTGCTCATCCTCAATCTTGCTGTTGAGTTGGCTCATCTCAAAGTCCTTCCTGATGagtaaaaaaacatatttctttGAAATGTCTATTTTTAATGATTTTTTGGGAGTTGTGATCTTTTCTGCTATAAAATAATACCAGTATGTAAATAGTTGTATTTTATTTGTGATCTTACTTCttcatcctctcctccatctgctGCTTGTCGTTCTCCAGGTCCATTAGGCTCTCCTGGGTCAACTTCAAGTCTCCCTCCAGCTTTCTCTTGGCTCTCTCAAGGTCCATCCTCACCTTCTTCTCTTGCTCCAGAGACCCTTCAAgctgataataatataatatactataATAATATACATAATAATTAGCAGACGTTTTATTCCAAAGGGACTTAAATCATGCGTGCATAGGTTTTAcacgtgggaattgaacccactacctttggcGTTACAAACACCATACTCTGAAACACCACTGGTAAAATATATATTAAACAATATTCTGAGTAAATAATTTACTGTAGCCCATTTTTAGGATGTTTTTTGTCAATTCCAATTTGATTCTCACGTCATCAACTTGCTGTTCCAGTTTGACTTTGGCCTTGGTCAGCGTGTTGACCTTATCTTCCTCACTCTGCAAGTCATCCAGCGTTTGCTGATGAGCCTCCTGCAGAGCCTTCTTCTCCTTGGTCAGCTTGGCAATGGTTTCGTCCAGAGCCGCCATCTCCTCAGTCAGGTTTTTAACCTAAAGAAACAGAGCAGTGTCATTACACTGTCATCCACATCAATTATTTGGAGTTTTAACAACCCTAGAATGAATGAGAAGCTTTGACCTTGTTCTCCGTGGCGTGCTTCTCCTTCTCCACTTTAGCCAGAGTGAGCTCCAGATCATCAATGTCCTTCTTGAGTTCTGAGCACTCATCCTCCAGCTTCCTCTTCTTAGCAGTCAGCTCTGAATTcatctcctcctcgtcctccagcCTCTCTGTCAGCTCTTTGGCTTTGGCCTCAAGCTGGATCTTATTCTTGATCAGCCCCTCACATCTCTCTTCAGCATCACCAAGAGTGTCTTCTGACTGTCAACGTGTCAATATATtgtaagtatatatatatataaatcctACACATTTCAGAAATTTGGTTGGTTGGAAAATATTCTGACACTACAATGGATGTCCAATTGCTCCAGTAATTGTATGACCTTTGGATTTATCAAATCATGTCTCTTCCCCCTTTCCATGCATCTTGCTGAATCCCAAACCAGTCCCTTCCCCTAAGCCCTCGATTTGCCTCTGCCATATTCACAGGTGTCCCAAAGCTGAGGGAGTGAAAATTATCAAAGGGGGTAGGGGCTAACTAGAGACCCTCCGATAGCCACTTTGACCAGCAATGCTGTAGGCTCCAGGGTGAAGTGCTATCCCAACACGCGCCGGAATATGTTCAGCCTTTGCACAATTTCATATGATATAATGGAAAGGCATGCCTAATGATATGACACGTGCATTTGCTTGTGTCTTATTTTCAACACGTGAAACATGTAACAAATTGAAATGTTTAACTGTTACAGAGGTTTGTATCTCGTTAATCTTGTTATATTTTGTAAGAATTTATGAATTCGATTTTCATGCTTGTCTCattattatacatttttacatgaATTGCATAATTGAAGTCACGAGTGTGTCCTGTAGTTTGTCAGGTTAGTTGATCCCCCTCGCCGCTCCGGAAGTCACCCTTTGAGTTTCGTCAGCAAATTTGGCAACAGAGGGAGCCCCAAGCGAGTTGGTAGGTGCTAGGGGCTGGTTTGGGTTTGGGCCTCATTCAGGCTGAGAACTAACAAAGGCCATTTTGACAAAGGATGTGACTGCAGGAAAGTAACTAGTACAGTTAAAGTTACATCAATGTAGCTTTTACTCACAGTAAGGACAGCGAGCTGCAGGTCATTCTTCTCTTGGAGAAGGGAGACCATCTTCTCTTCCAGCTCCTTCCTACGGGCATCCGTTTTAGCATAAACCTCTTTAAGCTTCAGGAATTCTTCCTTCATGTTGGCCATCTCTTTCTCAGTCTCTGCTGTCTTCAGCAGAGGTTTGATCTTGAAGTACATCGTCATCCAGGGCCAATTTTTGACACTCATGAATGCACGAACGTTCCATTGGATCACAAGCATGGCATCCCTGTGAAATGTTATAAAATTAGCTTGTTATGCAACCTTTCCCACCTCCACCATATTGTCTGCCGAAGTTCTATCTATTGTTTTTCCAACCTGCGGTCAACAATTTTCTGGAACTCAACCCTGGCAAGTAGACCACGTGCTCGGGCCTGGAGGCCAGTGATGATGAGAGCGAGACGGTCGTCTCTCATCTCCTCAAGGGTACCCAGGAGACCAGCCTTGAAGAACACCTAATAAAGATATACAGAGAACATAAGGTGCTGTTTGGATTGCCTTGTATTTGGTTCCATTGATTTTTCCCCCCTCCCTTCGACAAGAAATAACTTTAAGGTGGTGTCCTTC
Coding sequences within it:
- the LOC121555345 gene encoding myosin-7-like translates to MGDMAMEEFGAAAPFLRKPDKERMECQTRPFDIKRECYVPDPEVEYVKGTITSRDGDKITVDTEYGKTVVVKEIDCHPQNPPKFDKIEDMAMFTFLHEPAVLFNLKERYAAWMIYTYSGLFCVTVNPYKWLPVYDQSVVTAYRGKKRTEAPPHVFSVSDNAYQYMLSDRENQSVLITGESGAGKTVNTKRVIQYFASIAAVSGKKSAAEEKKGTLEDQIIQANPALEAFGNAKTIRNDNSSRFGKFIRIHFGVTGKLSSADIETYLLEKSRVTFQLKAERDYHIFYQILSQKKPELLEMLLITSNPYDYAFISQGEITVTSINDADELMATDDAFDVLGFSQEEKNGIYKLTGAIMHYGNMKFKNKQREEQAESDGTEDVDKVAYLMSLNSADLIKALCHPRVKVGNEWVTKGQSVDQVYYAIGALSKSIYEKMFLWMVIRINLSLDTKNARQHYIGVLDIAGFEIFDFNTFEQLCINFTNEKLQQFFNHHMFVLEQEEYKKEGIVWEFIDFGMDLAACIDLIERPMGIMSILEEECMFPKASDATFKAKLYDTHLGKNNCFQKPKIVKGRPEAHFSLVHYAGTVDYNIGNWLVKNKDPLNETVVGLFQKSSLKFLANLYTGYAGAEGGEEKAAGGGGKKKKGGSFQTVSALHRENLGKLMTNLRSTHPHFVRCLIPNETKTPGAMENPLVMHQLRCNGVLEGIRICRKGFPNRILYADFKQRYRILNPNAIPEGQFMDNVKAAEKLLGSLDIDHTQYRLGHTKVFFKAGLLGTLEEMRDDRLALIITGLQARARGLLARVEFQKIVDRRDAMLVIQWNVRAFMSVKNWPWMTMYFKIKPLLKTAETEKEMANMKEEFLKLKEVYAKTDARRKELEEKMVSLLQEKNDLQLAVLTSEDTLGDAEERCEGLIKNKIQLEAKAKELTERLEDEEEMNSELTAKKRKLEDECSELKKDIDDLELTLAKVEKEKHATENKVKNLTEEMAALDETIAKLTKEKKALQEAHQQTLDDLQSEEDKVNTLTKAKVKLEQQVDDLEGSLEQEKKVRMDLERAKRKLEGDLKLTQESLMDLENDKQQMEERMKKKDFEMSQLNSKIEDEQAMSAQLQKKLKELQARIEELEEELEAERAARAKVEKQRADLARELEEISERLEEAGGATAAQIEMNKKREAEFQKVRRDLEEATLQHEATAASLRKKNADSVADLGEQIDNLQRVKQKLEKEKSELKLELDDVVSNMEQIVKTKTNLEKMCRTLEDQMSEYRTKAEEGHRSINDFTMQKAKLQTENGELARQLEEKDSLVSQLTRGKQSNVQQIEDLKRQLEEEVKAKNALAHAVQSARHDSDLLREQYEEEQEAKAELQRGMSKANAEVAQWRNKYETDAIQKTEELEEAKKKLAQRLQDAEEAVEAVNAKCSSLEKTKHRLQNEIEDLMVDVERSNAAAAALDKKQRNFDKVLAEWKQKFEESQTELESSQKEARSLSTELFKLKNSYEESLDHLETMKRENKNLQEEISDLTEQLGEGGKSIHELEKVRKQLEQEKAEIQTALEEAEGSLEHEEGKILRAQLEYNQVKADIERKLVEKDEEMEMNKRNQQRVVDNLQSSLESETRSRNEALRLKKKMEGDLNEMEIQLSQANRQAGEAQKQLKGLHAHLKDSQLQLDDALRGGDDLKENIAIVERRNNLMQAELDELRSLVEQTERGRKLAEQELLDVSERVQLLHSQNTSLLSQKKKLEGDTSQLSTEVEEAVQECRNAEEKAKKAITDAAMMAEELKKEQDTSSHLERMKKNMEQTIKDLQHRLDEAEQIAMKGGKKQIQKLEARVRELETEVESEQRRGGDSVKGVRKYERRIKELTYQTEEDRKNLSRLQDLVDKLQLKVKSYKRTAEEAEEQANSNLGKFRKIQHELDEAEERADIAESQVNKMRAKSRDVGSKKGKDEE